In a genomic window of Nostoc sp. UHCC 0870:
- the rplC gene encoding 50S ribosomal protein L3 has translation MSVGILGTKLGMTQIFDEAGVAIPVTVVQAGPCVVTQIKTKPTDGYTAIQVGYKEVKPKALNRPLLGHLAKSSAPALRHLKEYHTDSPSDYALGQEIKADMFSAGQIVDVIGTSIGRGFAGNQKRNNFGRGPMSHGSKNHRAPGSIGAGTTPGRVYPGKRMAGRLGGTRVTISKLTVIKVDTDRNILLIKGAVPGKPGALLNIVPANLVGK, from the coding sequence GTGTCTGTAGGCATTCTCGGCACCAAACTGGGCATGACCCAAATCTTTGACGAAGCAGGAGTAGCAATTCCTGTCACCGTCGTCCAAGCAGGTCCATGCGTAGTTACCCAAATTAAAACGAAACCAACCGACGGATACACAGCTATTCAAGTTGGTTATAAAGAAGTTAAGCCCAAAGCACTAAACAGACCATTGTTGGGTCACTTAGCTAAATCCTCAGCCCCAGCATTACGGCATCTGAAAGAGTATCACACAGACAGCCCTAGTGATTATGCTTTAGGTCAAGAGATTAAAGCAGATATGTTTAGTGCAGGTCAAATTGTAGACGTTATCGGTACAAGTATTGGTCGGGGCTTTGCAGGCAACCAAAAGCGAAACAACTTTGGTCGTGGACCAATGTCACATGGTTCTAAAAACCATAGAGCGCCAGGTTCGATTGGTGCAGGTACAACCCCAGGTCGTGTTTATCCAGGTAAACGGATGGCAGGGCGTTTAGGTGGTACTCGCGTCACAATTAGCAAATTAACCGTAATAAAAGTAGATACTGACCGCAATATATTGCTCATCAAAGGAGCAGTTCCTGGGAAGCCAGGAGCATTGCTAAATATTGTGCCAGCCAACCTAGTTGGCAAGTAG
- a CDS encoding NAD(P)H-quinone oxidoreductase subunit N, with protein MALITTGNGFKRNLEKFGSLGVYVPLEGGFEGRYRRRLRAAGYVTLPMTARGLGDVAAYLTGVHGVRPPHLGKKSSGNGAAVGNVYYLPPIVNYQLEQLPPNSKGLVLWIIEGHILSDQEVEFLTTLPSLEPKVKVVVERGGDRSFRWRPLKDTFSASYQAV; from the coding sequence ATGGCACTAATTACCACTGGCAACGGTTTCAAGCGCAATCTGGAAAAATTTGGTTCTTTAGGGGTTTATGTACCCTTGGAAGGGGGTTTTGAAGGTCGGTATCGCCGTCGTCTGCGTGCGGCTGGCTATGTGACTCTACCCATGACTGCTAGGGGATTGGGTGATGTCGCCGCTTATCTTACAGGAGTTCACGGTGTCAGACCTCCCCACCTTGGGAAAAAAAGTTCTGGTAACGGTGCAGCAGTGGGTAATGTCTACTATTTACCACCGATTGTTAATTACCAACTAGAGCAGTTACCGCCGAACTCTAAAGGGTTAGTTTTGTGGATTATTGAAGGACATATCCTTTCTGATCAGGAAGTTGAATTTTTGACAACTCTGCCTAGTTTAGAGCCAAAAGTGAAAGTAGTCGTAGAAAGAGGTGGCGATCGCTCTTTCCGTTGGCGGCCTCTCAAGGATACTTTCTCTGCAAGTTATCAGGCTGTTTAG
- a CDS encoding DUF3172 domain-containing protein, producing MRRKSTGRSATTSKPSGFQSSMFNFTTIAILGGVLILGIGIGIAFSSTTTLTPSNVASREFIDTKAPNPEICVQYGASSMVMDARLFVTLNPFNVYVAQPSMRPGCVIRQNNWAILEQRKLVTSDQVRECKNRLNTFGFTGSLDSEKPDIRCIYQNEAGQNFFLSQPGAVAPQQETERF from the coding sequence ATGAGACGTAAATCAACTGGTAGATCAGCTACTACATCTAAACCTTCTGGTTTCCAATCTTCTATGTTTAACTTCACCACTATTGCCATTTTGGGAGGGGTGTTGATTCTGGGAATTGGAATCGGGATTGCTTTTAGTTCCACAACTACGTTAACTCCATCCAATGTAGCTTCCCGTGAATTTATTGATACTAAAGCACCGAATCCTGAGATTTGCGTACAGTATGGAGCAAGTTCAATGGTGATGGACGCTCGATTATTCGTGACTCTCAACCCCTTTAATGTCTATGTTGCCCAACCAAGTATGCGTCCTGGATGCGTAATCCGTCAAAATAACTGGGCAATTTTAGAGCAACGCAAGTTAGTCACATCTGATCAGGTGAGGGAATGTAAAAATCGCCTGAATACTTTTGGTTTTACTGGTAGCTTAGACAGTGAAAAACCTGATATTAGATGTATTTATCAAAATGAAGCCGGGCAAAATTTCTTTTTGTCTCAACCAGGCGCAGTTGCACCACAACAGGAGACGGAAAGATTTTAG
- a CDS encoding AMIN domain-containing protein codes for MFKRISSQQLFHRGKQLFSISLFAAFTLPTTTTIAAQVAKLNNWRFYPDAGKLEINLSVGKTPNYFYLSEPPRIVVDIPDTKLGNIPTQQNYAGVVQRIRVSQLNANITRIVLDLATGVFVDPNQVKLQPISPQNPTRWVLRPFISGSRQLSNTNNSSSNLLPTQYNYLQLPSTLPQTITSPQQSFVTVPPLNSSNPVQIPNTPHLPPISPLPLSQANQTIHPILLIQW; via the coding sequence ATGTTTAAGAGAATTTCCAGTCAGCAACTTTTTCACAGGGGTAAACAGCTGTTTAGCATTAGTTTGTTTGCTGCATTTACACTTCCAACCACCACTACCATTGCTGCACAGGTAGCCAAGCTCAATAATTGGCGTTTCTACCCAGACGCAGGGAAGTTAGAAATTAACCTTTCAGTTGGCAAAACACCAAATTACTTCTACCTTTCCGAACCGCCGCGCATTGTCGTTGATATTCCCGATACCAAGCTAGGTAATATCCCCACCCAACAAAATTACGCTGGTGTTGTCCAACGAATTCGTGTTTCCCAATTAAACGCCAATATCACCCGTATAGTCTTAGATTTAGCAACCGGAGTTTTTGTAGACCCTAACCAAGTAAAACTACAACCTATTTCCCCGCAAAATCCCACTCGCTGGGTTTTACGTCCTTTTATTAGCGGCTCTAGACAACTGAGCAACACCAATAATTCATCCAGCAATCTTTTACCAACACAATATAACTACTTACAATTACCCAGCACCCTACCCCAGACGATTACCAGTCCACAGCAATCCTTTGTCACTGTACCTCCCCTAAATTCCAGTAATCCTGTCCAAATACCAAATACTCCCCATCTCCCACCAATTTCCCCACTCCCACTATCTCAAGCCAACCAAACAATCCACCCAATATTACTAATCCAGTGGTGA
- a CDS encoding cation:proton antiporter, with translation MHTVILVLVEVLIVIGLSRLVGLAFKSIKQPLVIGEMIAGIMIGPSLLGLVSPQLSTTLFPPETIPFLNLLSQVGLIFFMFLIGLELNPKYLSNQLKVAVFTSHFSVLVPFSLGILLALLLYPLVSNASVSFTAFALFLGAAMSITAFPVLARIITENNLQGTRLGTLALTCAAVDDVTTWCLLAVAIAVARTGNIIGALPIVVESLVYIGFMLTVGRLFLQRLSAYYRRTGRLNQIVLAWIYLAVVASALITELIGIHLIFGAFLLGAIMPKNADLVRELAIKTEDFVLIFLLPIFFAYSGLRTEIGLLNRPELWLLCAVVLLVAIAGKYIGTYVAARFSGINKREASALGWLMNTRGLTELIVLNIGLELGVISPLLFTMLVIMALVTTFMTSPLLEWTYPKKLIKLDLVEAEPEENTGLDIDASHQTYINPYRILVPVANPNTQKGLVQLATAIALNYRQPAIVNPLSLIELEEDYGFENTPEEANRLIIQHRQQLEDLISTLEPPTTQPFVHPIVQISSNVARETAQIAKIEQADLILVGWHRPAFSNNRLGGRVGQILSIVPVDVAVFVDRGGDRLESLLVPYSANIHDDLALTLALRLLINRDTCMLRVLQVFPEHQIQDELSYELHAMIEQLPKSVRDRINIKIIHAPDPLQAVVTASEGVDLTIAGTSRAWGIERQTLGRYTDELAIQCRSSLLITRRYSHLTSHLTSALSEPITKDPIVKN, from the coding sequence ATGCACACAGTGATTCTCGTTCTGGTTGAAGTGTTAATTGTGATAGGATTATCCCGATTAGTAGGGTTAGCATTCAAATCAATTAAACAGCCTTTAGTAATTGGTGAGATGATCGCTGGGATTATGATTGGCCCGTCATTATTGGGTTTAGTTTCCCCCCAATTATCAACTACTTTGTTCCCGCCAGAAACGATACCTTTTCTCAATCTTTTATCTCAGGTGGGACTGATATTTTTCATGTTTCTCATTGGGTTAGAACTAAATCCCAAATATTTGAGCAATCAGTTAAAAGTGGCAGTTTTCACGTCTCATTTCAGTGTTTTAGTTCCTTTCTCCCTGGGAATATTATTAGCATTACTGCTTTATCCTCTAGTTTCTAATGCTAGTGTTTCTTTTACAGCCTTTGCTCTATTTTTAGGTGCAGCGATGTCAATTACTGCTTTTCCAGTATTGGCTCGCATTATCACAGAAAATAATTTACAAGGGACGCGTTTAGGAACGCTGGCTTTAACTTGTGCGGCTGTAGATGATGTCACAACTTGGTGCTTGTTAGCAGTAGCGATCGCAGTAGCCAGGACTGGTAATATCATAGGTGCATTGCCCATAGTTGTAGAAAGCTTAGTCTATATCGGTTTTATGCTGACGGTAGGACGCTTGTTTTTGCAACGCCTCTCCGCCTATTACCGCCGCACTGGACGCTTAAATCAAATAGTATTAGCTTGGATTTATCTCGCCGTAGTCGCCTCAGCACTAATTACCGAACTGATTGGGATTCATTTGATTTTCGGAGCATTTTTATTGGGTGCAATTATGCCCAAGAACGCAGATTTAGTCCGAGAATTAGCAATTAAAACCGAAGATTTTGTCCTCATATTTCTGCTACCGATATTTTTTGCCTACAGTGGGTTACGGACGGAAATCGGCTTATTGAACCGTCCCGAACTGTGGCTATTGTGTGCAGTCGTCTTATTAGTAGCGATCGCAGGCAAGTATATTGGTACTTATGTAGCAGCTCGTTTCAGTGGTATCAACAAACGGGAAGCCTCAGCACTCGGTTGGTTGATGAATACTCGCGGTTTAACTGAGTTAATCGTGCTGAATATTGGTTTGGAATTAGGGGTGATTTCTCCCTTGCTGTTTACCATGCTGGTAATTATGGCTTTAGTCACCACATTCATGACTTCGCCTCTATTAGAGTGGACTTATCCCAAAAAACTGATCAAATTAGATTTAGTAGAAGCAGAACCAGAAGAAAATACAGGCTTAGACATCGACGCAAGTCACCAAACTTACATTAATCCTTACCGTATTTTAGTTCCAGTCGCTAATCCCAACACTCAAAAAGGGTTGGTACAGTTAGCAACAGCGATCGCCTTGAATTACCGACAACCAGCTATTGTTAATCCCCTCAGCCTCATCGAATTAGAAGAAGATTATGGTTTCGAGAATACCCCAGAGGAAGCTAACCGATTAATTATTCAGCATCGTCAGCAATTAGAAGATTTGATTAGTACCCTAGAACCGCCAACAACACAACCTTTTGTCCATCCCATTGTGCAGATATCTAGCAATGTTGCCAGAGAAACAGCACAAATTGCCAAAATTGAGCAAGCAGATTTAATTCTGGTAGGGTGGCATCGTCCTGCTTTCAGTAACAATCGTTTGGGTGGACGAGTTGGTCAAATTCTCAGCATCGTACCAGTAGATGTAGCAGTTTTTGTAGACAGGGGGGGAGATAGATTAGAAAGTTTATTAGTTCCCTATTCTGCAAATATCCACGATGATTTGGCACTCACACTGGCTTTGAGACTATTAATAAATCGTGATACCTGTATGTTGCGCGTTTTACAGGTATTCCCAGAACATCAAATCCAGGATGAATTGAGTTACGAACTGCACGCGATGATTGAACAATTGCCCAAGAGTGTACGCGATCGCATCAACATTAAAATTATCCATGCTCCCGATCCACTCCAAGCTGTAGTCACAGCCTCAGAGGGTGTTGATTTGACCATTGCTGGTACTAGCCGCGCCTGGGGAATTGAGCGTCAAACCCTAGGAAGATATACAGATGAGCTAGCTATTCAATGCCGTTCCTCACTGCTAATTACCCGTCGCTATAGCCATCTTACATCTCATCTTACCTCAGCACTGTCTGAGCCAATAACTAAAGATCCTATCGTGAAGAACTGA
- a CDS encoding GDSL-type esterase/lipase family protein — protein sequence MQTLPVPSSMQLSLSPNQCQPLKIVALGDSLIYGFGDPEKGGWVEQLRRSWMLPNSSGHVLYNLGVRGDRTQQVAQRLEVEFRHRGELRNRVPDLIILSVGVNDSPRLGRPSGKNYTDFALFESEIAALLDQAQQLCPVLFVGVVPVNEARMPFLDCLYYNHVDQYRYKEATKIACNQRQIPYLDIFDRWMARGDTWCNYRLSEDGLHPNTLGYQALLEDVVNWEALAAYHPRPEYQFKLS from the coding sequence ATGCAAACATTACCAGTTCCTTCCTCAATGCAGCTGTCTTTATCACCCAATCAATGTCAGCCTTTGAAGATTGTCGCACTGGGGGATAGTTTAATATACGGCTTTGGCGACCCCGAAAAGGGAGGCTGGGTAGAACAATTGCGTCGCTCATGGATGTTACCCAATAGTTCTGGTCATGTCCTGTACAATTTAGGAGTAAGAGGCGATCGCACCCAGCAAGTCGCACAAAGATTAGAAGTAGAATTTCGCCATCGTGGTGAACTGCGAAATCGTGTCCCAGACTTAATTATCCTCTCCGTAGGGGTCAATGATTCACCCCGCTTAGGCCGTCCTAGTGGTAAAAACTATACAGACTTTGCTTTGTTTGAGTCAGAAATCGCTGCGCTATTAGACCAAGCACAACAACTTTGTCCTGTATTATTTGTGGGTGTAGTTCCCGTCAATGAAGCTAGAATGCCTTTTCTAGATTGTCTTTACTACAATCATGTTGATCAATATCGCTACAAAGAAGCCACTAAAATAGCTTGCAACCAACGACAAATTCCCTATCTAGATATTTTCGATCGCTGGATGGCACGCGGCGATACTTGGTGCAACTATCGCTTAAGTGAAGATGGTCTTCATCCCAATACCCTAGGTTATCAAGCTTTGTTAGAAGATGTCGTTAATTGGGAAGCACTAGCAGCCTATCACCCTCGACCTGAATACCAATTCAAACTATCCTAG
- a CDS encoding CPBP family intramembrane glutamic endopeptidase, translated as MNENLDNPFQRLKVRYLFWQFLLISFGIGLVQGLVQGGSGQKLNSQASILVLYILIFCSLSLWTLADFKRMGVNLKYLVGSVPKNYKWFSTLGLVLLMILFSISAYLVSFSLLSWIAPNFIEALLKQVANNPAPRSSAPLFYNLLGAIAYVVVAPITEEFIFRGFILQRWAAKWGLRSALVVSSILFGVLHANFLGLSLFGVVMGVLYIKTRSLIIPIACHALNNLLASGMGFLSSGAETRTTSAVNTLEQLRSGWWVGVFLMSISLPLLLRFLTRNWPRKEAIIPYLINANTAYK; from the coding sequence ATGAATGAAAATCTAGATAACCCATTTCAAAGACTGAAAGTTCGCTACCTGTTTTGGCAGTTTTTGCTGATATCTTTTGGTATCGGCTTAGTACAAGGCTTAGTGCAGGGGGGTAGCGGACAAAAACTCAATAGTCAAGCTTCAATACTAGTCCTCTACATCCTGATATTCTGCTCATTGTCTCTCTGGACATTGGCAGACTTTAAGCGCATGGGCGTTAATCTTAAATATTTAGTGGGAAGTGTCCCCAAGAACTATAAATGGTTCTCGACATTAGGCTTGGTTTTGTTGATGATTTTATTTTCTATTAGTGCCTATTTAGTGTCGTTTTCCCTTTTATCATGGATTGCACCTAATTTCATCGAAGCCTTACTCAAGCAAGTTGCCAACAATCCTGCACCTCGTAGTTCCGCACCGCTATTTTACAATCTGCTGGGAGCGATCGCTTACGTAGTCGTTGCCCCCATCACTGAGGAATTTATCTTTCGTGGATTTATCTTACAGCGTTGGGCGGCTAAATGGGGTCTTCGTTCCGCTTTGGTGGTTTCGTCCATCTTATTTGGAGTTTTACACGCCAACTTTTTGGGATTATCTTTATTTGGCGTTGTTATGGGGGTTTTGTACATCAAAACTCGGTCATTAATTATACCCATAGCCTGCCATGCCTTGAATAATTTACTAGCATCGGGCATGGGATTTTTATCTAGTGGTGCTGAAACTAGGACGACATCAGCCGTTAACACTTTGGAACAATTGCGTTCTGGTTGGTGGGTAGGAGTCTTTTTGATGTCAATCTCGTTACCTTTGTTGCTGCGCTTCCTCACACGGAATTGGCCGCGCAAAGAGGCGATAATTCCATATTTAATCAACGCTAATACCGCATACAAGTAA
- a CDS encoding FHA domain-containing protein — protein sequence MTNLQIQLTWEDPTTGERREPTLNVPIAFGREFARLPAEVNGQRVARMLLNSNEISRYHALIAWENNQFVVIDQGSVNGVLVNGQRQPRSVLNNGDTLQIGPYIMMVTLASNATQAIPPPTSYPSLIQFNPHTNIPDPSLPPARPVTPLGSNFPPPAFQVEQQIVIQALHATGLPVDEYDYLAVGGGLGSFIWSDLLRISGVRAEKIAALGLEPDPYARYKRLCLNSQIPLYERLRSNSDSCPDNIWGWPSYAWREAWHDLTKGKPNTALQYLWQVFGEPTFAETYTPRATNVFDSIDREAKRIGWSQIYRYGRVRAIRKTDDGRYCVAYSRGQGNHAFVVCRYLHLATGYPAIQFLPDLQAYREKYQDFKSVVNAYEAHDHVYEQLERQGGTVLIRGRGIVASRIVQRIYEARRKNNNITVLHLMRSPKPQGNTFQKATRLVKNHYEFQPFNWPKSCWSGELRVMLEQATPDERKRLLTEWGGTTTADRQDWQQITETGLKEGWYQITFGEVLTVERDAQNRTISQIQEKGFGQMKLVADFIVDATGLDAKVQANPLLDDLVKHYNLPLNYMGRLAVANNFEIPEMRNGKGQMYVAGAITLGGPYAAVDSFLGLQYSALVAVDGLATARAPGVHRLNPFSSFGQWLKWVSNQSPS from the coding sequence GTGACTAACCTACAAATTCAATTGACTTGGGAAGATCCAACAACAGGGGAACGGCGAGAACCAACGTTAAATGTGCCTATAGCTTTTGGTCGAGAATTCGCTCGTTTACCTGCGGAAGTGAACGGACAGCGCGTTGCGCGAATGCTGTTAAATAGTAATGAAATATCTCGCTATCATGCTTTGATTGCTTGGGAAAACAATCAATTTGTGGTGATTGACCAAGGTAGTGTCAATGGTGTCCTTGTGAATGGTCAACGCCAACCGCGTAGTGTGCTTAATAATGGCGATACGCTGCAAATTGGCCCCTATATAATGATGGTGACTTTGGCTAGTAATGCTACTCAAGCAATCCCACCACCCACCAGTTACCCTTCCTTAATTCAATTTAATCCTCATACTAATATCCCCGATCCCAGCTTACCCCCAGCCAGACCTGTCACACCTTTGGGGAGTAATTTTCCCCCGCCAGCATTTCAAGTTGAACAACAGATTGTTATCCAAGCACTCCATGCTACAGGTTTACCTGTGGATGAATATGATTATTTAGCTGTTGGGGGAGGACTAGGAAGTTTTATCTGGTCTGATTTACTGCGAATTAGCGGTGTGCGTGCAGAAAAGATTGCAGCTTTGGGATTAGAACCAGACCCTTATGCTCGTTATAAGCGTCTATGTTTAAATTCCCAAATTCCCTTATATGAAAGACTGCGGTCTAATTCTGACTCTTGTCCTGATAATATTTGGGGTTGGCCTAGCTATGCTTGGCGAGAAGCTTGGCACGACTTGACTAAAGGTAAGCCAAACACAGCATTGCAGTATTTATGGCAAGTATTTGGAGAACCAACCTTTGCGGAAACTTATACTCCCCGTGCAACCAATGTATTTGATTCAATTGATAGAGAAGCCAAGCGGATTGGCTGGAGTCAAATTTATCGTTATGGACGAGTTAGGGCAATTCGCAAAACCGATGATGGTCGCTATTGTGTAGCTTATTCTCGCGGACAAGGTAATCACGCTTTTGTAGTTTGTCGTTATTTACATTTAGCTACTGGGTATCCAGCAATTCAGTTTCTCCCTGATTTGCAGGCTTATAGAGAAAAATATCAAGATTTTAAATCCGTCGTGAATGCTTATGAAGCACATGATCATGTATATGAGCAATTAGAACGCCAAGGCGGAACAGTATTAATTCGCGGGCGGGGAATTGTGGCTTCGCGGATTGTGCAGCGTATTTATGAAGCCAGACGCAAAAATAATAATATTACAGTTTTGCATTTAATGCGATCGCCTAAACCCCAAGGCAACACATTCCAAAAAGCCACACGCCTAGTCAAAAATCATTACGAATTTCAACCCTTCAACTGGCCCAAATCCTGTTGGAGTGGTGAACTACGCGTCATGTTAGAACAAGCCACACCAGACGAACGTAAACGCTTACTCACAGAATGGGGCGGGACAACCACCGCCGACCGTCAAGACTGGCAGCAAATTACTGAAACCGGCTTAAAAGAGGGTTGGTATCAAATCACCTTTGGGGAAGTATTGACAGTAGAAAGGGACGCACAAAATCGCACTATCAGCCAAATCCAAGAGAAAGGCTTTGGTCAAATGAAATTAGTAGCTGATTTTATTGTTGATGCTACAGGTTTAGATGCTAAGGTGCAAGCCAATCCTCTATTAGATGATTTGGTCAAGCATTACAACCTACCTCTAAACTATATGGGACGCTTGGCTGTCGCCAATAACTTTGAAATCCCAGAAATGCGAAATGGTAAAGGTCAAATGTATGTAGCCGGGGCAATTACCCTCGGCGGCCCCTATGCAGCCGTTGATAGCTTCCTCGGTTTGCAATACTCCGCCTTAGTCGCAGTCGATGGACTCGCCACCGCCCGTGCGCCTGGAGTCCACCGTCTGAACCCCTTCAGTTCTTTTGGACAGTGGTTAAAGTGGGTATCTAATCAATCACCATCATGA
- a CDS encoding FHA domain-containing protein produces MNALTLQWHDAGQNKTQQIYEQQPSKNPGTVRIGRDPLQCDIVLTNPTVSGLHIEVFFNSQQQSFYIRNLRSQNPPLVDGQQLIQGERPLVQGSIIYLGQVQLQVTTVNINTIAATILAPPQPQAHQNRPVTPPVQQQPPVHQNRQVTSPVQQLPPVTPHIHNHPSTPAQGNYGLECPRCHKVSPIENLQVGCPWCGTSLAAAVSVLVAPGN; encoded by the coding sequence ATGAACGCACTAACTTTACAGTGGCATGATGCTGGTCAAAATAAAACGCAGCAAATATACGAACAACAACCAAGTAAAAATCCTGGCACTGTCCGCATTGGTAGAGATCCACTCCAGTGTGACATTGTTTTGACAAACCCAACTGTATCGGGCCTGCACATAGAAGTATTTTTTAATTCTCAGCAACAAAGTTTTTATATTAGAAATTTGCGATCGCAAAATCCCCCCCTTGTCGATGGACAACAACTCATCCAAGGTGAAAGACCCCTCGTTCAAGGTAGCATAATTTACTTGGGACAAGTGCAACTCCAAGTTACTACTGTTAACATTAATACCATTGCAGCCACAATTTTAGCTCCACCCCAACCACAAGCACATCAAAATCGACCAGTCACACCCCCTGTACAACAACAGCCACCAGTGCATCAAAATCGACAAGTTACATCACCTGTACAACAACTTCCGCCAGTCACACCCCATATACATAACCATCCATCAACACCAGCACAAGGAAATTACGGCTTAGAGTGTCCTAGATGCCACAAAGTATCCCCAATTGAAAATTTACAAGTAGGCTGTCCTTGGTGTGGTACATCTTTAGCGGCGGCGGTGAGTGTATTAGTAGCACCAGGGAATTAA